The following coding sequences are from one Triticum dicoccoides isolate Atlit2015 ecotype Zavitan chromosome 4A, WEW_v2.0, whole genome shotgun sequence window:
- the LOC119289536 gene encoding protein STAR1-like isoform X1 yields MLCQTDHVRADDAMRQHLLDVDVDGGDGPKIRVRGLTLRPPGPDGEPTVPGSDLDVPRGVVMGVIGPSGSGKSTLLRALNRLWEPAPGAVTLDGADIRGLDVLALRRRVGMLFQLPAMFHGTVADNVRYGPRLRGETLTDAQVEELLGLSDLDPALASRPASELSVGQAQRVALARTLANDPEVLLLDEPTSALDPISTQNIEEAIVRLKKARGITTVIVSHSVRQIQRIADLVCLVVDGVVVEVLPPSDLSQAKHLMARRFLELS; encoded by the exons ATGTTGTGCCAAACGGACCACGTACGTGCAGATGATGCCATGAGGCAGCATCTGCTGGACGTGgacgtggacggcggcgacgggccCAAGATACGGGTGCGCGGGCTGACGCTGCGGCCGCCGGGGCCGGACGGCGAGCCGACCGTGCCCGGGTCCGACCTGGACGTGCCGCGCGGGGTGGTGATGGGCGTCATCGGCCCCAGCGGCAGCGGCAAGTCCACGCTGCTCCGCGCCCTCAACCGCCTCTGGGAGCCCGCCCCCGGCGCCGTCACCCTCGACGGCGCCGACATCCGCGGCCTCGACGTCCTCGCGCTCCGCCGCAGGGTCGGCATGCTCTTCCAGCTCCCCGCCATGTTCCACG GAACGGTGGCGGACAACGTGCGGTACGGCCCGCGGCTGCGCGGCGAGACGCTGACCGACGCGCAGGTGGAGGAGCTGCTGGGCCTGTCGGACCTGGACCCCGCCCTGGCCTCCCGGCCGGCGTCGGAGCTGTCCGTCGGCCAGGCGCAGCGCGTCGCCCTGGCCCGCACCCTCGCCAACGACCCGGAGGTGCTGCTGCTGGACGAGCCGACGAGCGCGCTGGACCCCATCTCCACGCAGAACATCGAGGAGgccatcgtgcggctgaagaaggcGCGGGGGATCACCACGGTGATCGTCTCGCACAGCGTGAGGCAGATCCAGCGGATCGCCGACCTCGTgtgcctcgtcgtcgacggcgTCGTCGTGGAGGTGCTCCCGCCGTCCGACCTGTCCCAAGCCAAGCACCTCATGGCCCGACGCTTCCTGGAGCTCAGCTAG
- the LOC119289536 gene encoding protein STAR1-like isoform X2: MGSSPAPDDAMRQHLLDVDVDGGDGPKIRVRGLTLRPPGPDGEPTVPGSDLDVPRGVVMGVIGPSGSGKSTLLRALNRLWEPAPGAVTLDGADIRGLDVLALRRRVGMLFQLPAMFHGTVADNVRYGPRLRGETLTDAQVEELLGLSDLDPALASRPASELSVGQAQRVALARTLANDPEVLLLDEPTSALDPISTQNIEEAIVRLKKARGITTVIVSHSVRQIQRIADLVCLVVDGVVVEVLPPSDLSQAKHLMARRFLELS; encoded by the exons ATGGGCTCGTCTCCAGCTCCAG ATGATGCCATGAGGCAGCATCTGCTGGACGTGgacgtggacggcggcgacgggccCAAGATACGGGTGCGCGGGCTGACGCTGCGGCCGCCGGGGCCGGACGGCGAGCCGACCGTGCCCGGGTCCGACCTGGACGTGCCGCGCGGGGTGGTGATGGGCGTCATCGGCCCCAGCGGCAGCGGCAAGTCCACGCTGCTCCGCGCCCTCAACCGCCTCTGGGAGCCCGCCCCCGGCGCCGTCACCCTCGACGGCGCCGACATCCGCGGCCTCGACGTCCTCGCGCTCCGCCGCAGGGTCGGCATGCTCTTCCAGCTCCCCGCCATGTTCCACG GAACGGTGGCGGACAACGTGCGGTACGGCCCGCGGCTGCGCGGCGAGACGCTGACCGACGCGCAGGTGGAGGAGCTGCTGGGCCTGTCGGACCTGGACCCCGCCCTGGCCTCCCGGCCGGCGTCGGAGCTGTCCGTCGGCCAGGCGCAGCGCGTCGCCCTGGCCCGCACCCTCGCCAACGACCCGGAGGTGCTGCTGCTGGACGAGCCGACGAGCGCGCTGGACCCCATCTCCACGCAGAACATCGAGGAGgccatcgtgcggctgaagaaggcGCGGGGGATCACCACGGTGATCGTCTCGCACAGCGTGAGGCAGATCCAGCGGATCGCCGACCTCGTgtgcctcgtcgtcgacggcgTCGTCGTGGAGGTGCTCCCGCCGTCCGACCTGTCCCAAGCCAAGCACCTCATGGCCCGACGCTTCCTGGAGCTCAGCTAG
- the LOC119287638 gene encoding uncharacterized protein LOC119287638, which produces MDEEEGPHPLPLPEPGPEVGAEEPAAGRRCGRHPDQPLTGVCSACLVERLSSVRSPAHPEILEVATTSSSSSSLNPDARPAPLPLPVPAPGDQEDQGKLRRTLMLLICREPPPGGRGGSSLDPPRHSWDGSMVGRAFACSFACLEEPSDGVTRVRHSNAEEPAGERPAAGVASESRNGGHSADVAGGEGPRFRERRSCSDAGLEITVSASGVRRRRSNRWSRVWDRSITSPLKEFVRKGEHALDRSFSESRRETRRCKNGETTDIENGEIHHGRNGSALPGRASQSTSRRSQAHTANGEEQNFRTDWLRNKECRISRSRSVHYTSPGNFDNGMLRFYLTPMRSNRAANRGRRRSSRLFGRGLFGFV; this is translated from the exons ATGGACGAGGAGGAGGGCCCGCACCCGCTGCCGCTGCCGGAGCCGGGGCCGGAGGTGGGGGCGGAGGAGCCGGCGGCCGGCCGGCGCTGCGGCCGCCACCCGGACCAGCCCCTCACGGGCGTCTGCTCCGCCTGCCTCGTCGAGCGCCTCTCCTCCGTCCGCAGCCCCGCCCACCCCGAGATCCTCGAggtcgccaccacctcctcctcctcctcctccctcaacCCCGACGCCCGccccgcccccctccccctccccgtccCCGCTCCCGGCGACCAAGAAGACCAGGGCAAGCTGCGGAGGACGCTCATGCTGCT GATCTGCCGGGAGCCGCCGCCCGGTGGCAGGGGGGGCTCCTCCCTGGACCCGCCCCGCCACTCCTGGGACGGCTCCATGGTGGGCAGGGCCTTCGCCTGCTCCTTCGCGTGCCTAGAGGAGCCCTCCGATGGCGTCACCAGGGTCAGGCACAGCAATGCAGAGGAACCGGCCGGGGAGCGCCCTGCTGCCGGGGTGGCATCCGAGAGCAGGAACGGGGGGCATTCCGCCGAtgtggccggcggcgaggggccGAGGTTCAGGGAGAGGAGGAGCTGCAGTGACGCCGGCCTGGAGATAACCGTGTCAGCCTCAGGTGTCCGGCGCCGGAGGTCCAACAGGTGGAGCAGGGTGTGGGATCGCAGCATCACGAGTCCACTCAAGGAGTTCGTGAGGAAGGGGGAGCACGCTCTTGACCGGTCCTTCTCGGAGTCGAGGAGGGAAACCAGGAGGTGCAAAAATGGGGAGACAACAGACATCGAAAATGGCGAAATTCACCATGGCCGCAACGGGTCGGCACTTCCTGGCAGAGCAAGCCAGAGCACAAGCAGAAGATCACAAGCTCACACGGCTAATGGGGAGGAGCAGAATTTCCGCACGGATTGGCTCAGGAACAAGGAATGCAGGATCAGCAGGAGCAGGAGCGTGCATTACACTTCTCCTGGGAACTTCGATAATGGGATGCTGCGGTTTTACCTGACGCCGATGAGGAGCAACAGAGCCGCAAACAGGGGGAGGAGGAGAAGCTCGCGCTTGTTTGGAAGAGGACTTTTTGGTTTCGTTTGA